In Lemur catta isolate mLemCat1 chromosome 5, mLemCat1.pri, whole genome shotgun sequence, the genomic stretch ACATTTGAAAACTCGAAGACctgaattttaaattctgtattttatttcccCTTTGGCAAAACCACTCAGAGACAAAGCATGGTAGTAAGGAGAAGGGTGACACCTGGTGGTCATGGGTGGATGCAGCACAGCTGTCACGTGACCGGAGAGAGCCAAGGCTGGAGGTCTTCCTGAGGGTAACCGGCTGGACAAGGATGGTACCCTGGAAACCCCTGGTAGAGAAAAGCTGCTGAAAATTTGAGAAGACAAACAAGAAACTGCTTACCAGCTATTTGAATCATAGGCCACTGTTGAGCTGCCTGAACGGGgaacagaacaaaaggaaaaccaATAACTTTAGTAATCTTTGAGCCAAGTACAGCAGGTGACTAAGGCCTGCTAGGAGGAACAGGCCAAAATTCTTGTTATGCTACGTTATAATAATGTCATCTTAGGGTGCTGTGTATACTTTGTGTATTATAAAACATTCTTCATGGACACACACAGATTTAAAAACTAAGCATTTTCTCTAAAATGCCAAAATTTTTTATATGCTATCATTTTTAAactaccatttttttcttaaccacaCTCTGATTTAATAATGACTAGCACTCAGGCATGCATGGCTTTCAACATTGAAGATTTCCACATGGAGGCCggtatttgtaattttgattcTCTTTATAGACTTTGGGTCATAATGtgttcttttcccttttgcaTCAATGATTAACTTCTACACTCTAACATGTAGAATATTAagacaataaagtattttattagaAAACCTGGGCTGCCTTGACATCCTGTGTACATTTGTCACTTGGTGTGGTGTGCATTCTGGTATCACAAGCATTCTCTTTCTGAGTAATCATTTAAGGTGTGGAAGAGATACATATGATGTgttttgaatagatatttctgtATCTTCTATTTCTTGGCTGGATGAATTTGCATACTGAAGGTCTTTggtgtaaatatttttctcaaactaATTTTTTCAGCTgattattattaaatacttactaGATGTTAGGCTCTGTTCTATATCTTAATTTAATTCCTCCAAAGAATCCTGTGAGGCAGGAATTATTGTTATGTTATTGCCCTTATTTTGTTGTTATGAAAATCAAGGGACAGTGAGTTTAGTTAACTTGCTAGAGGTTACACAGGTGAACATGGTTGTGCTGGATTTTTATTCCAGCCATTCTGGCTCAGAGTCAAGTTCATAACCACTATACAATCTTATATTTGGGTCAAGAAAATACATGGTGTGGCATTATTACCATATTGTTGATATactacttgaaaaatatttattctgctgCCTGGTAGTAGCACCCATGATGTTTTCTGTAGGCTCCctgttattttttcctaaatattttgaaacatttctaaggtgtgtttttaaatttcagaatgttttgTTTGGTTCATGCACACATTTTCAACTATTGAAATTCTCTTTACCATTCAGGGAGAAATTTGGGGATGGGTAGCTTGAAGCATCTCCAAATCATTTTATCCACTAGATTTGAGTACAAAATAttgttctaattattttttaaagaacaaattctgGCTTTTGATCTGAAGATTCTAAAAAGAATTTTGGGGTCTTCAATCCACTCCTTGTGGGTTAAATATGATAAGTAccaatatttgtataaatttcaGTGCAAGTGTTACTAGTTAACTTTATGAGTTAAGTAAATATCCTGAGTTTGTTTCTTAAACTGAGTTACCACAATGGCACTTTCATAAAACAATAATAGCCAACTTCATTACTGCCAAAAGAGTTTTACTTTGTATATGAAAACATCTGTTTTAAATATGGGTCTTTGTGTAAGTTTCAGTTCACAATTTCAtcaataaaacaaatgtaaaatactttgtattttctgTGTGCAATTAGGAAAGTATTCAAGGGAATTCTGAAAATCAAATTTAGTTACCACCATGTTTAGAAAAATTTTGAACCAAATGTTTAAGAAAGGATAATGTTAGAATTCTCTGtccaaataactttttttaaaataggtcaAAATATATTAAGAGGGGTTGTGGAGACTGCCTACACAAGGACAGCAAGCCTAGCAAGTGCAAATGAAAAAACCTTTTAATAAAAGAGTTTAGACtgaaaaggaaaagcaggaaCATTTTCCTACAAGAGTAAGGAGTGGACGTAAGAAAAATATGCAGAGACATAGGATATGTGCTGTGGAACCAAAAAGGTTCAAATGGCAATTACAGTTCAGGAAAATTCAGGAAaagtgaataagaaaataaatattcctaaCCAGAGTATAGGCTAGGTTgctgaaaaagagaaattcagTGAATCCTTAGATGGGAGTGAGATAAATCTGTTATTGGCTAGAGAAGCTGTTTGCCCAAGACCAGGAGTGGTGTCCCCAAATGCCTGGAGATAACTGTTGGGATGTTATAAAGCTCCAGTCCAAGTTGGCTGGCACTGTACTTATGCATTCTCTCAACTGTAATATAGTACGAAAGTATCTCTACTCTGGGAGTTCTTTACTTTGTACTAAaggaattatacacttaaaagtgATGGCATGTGTTAAACGGACTGCTTGTGGTTCTCAGTGTTGGCAAGGTATTATTATTAGAATTGTTCATTGAATACGCAGGTGCCGTATACAGATGTATACTCACCCCCAAACAAACCATATGCCATCCCTGAATTCTGGTATTCTGATAGAGTTAGTCTGTGGAGGGTAAGTCAaggcatttcatatttttatgagaCCTCTGGATTAATatcttggttttatttgtttgaatgTTTTGTGTGTCCTATTAGCCACAACTTGTTTGCAGAGTTTTTATCTGAAGgacctgttgaatgaatgaggttCACCTGGAAAGTGAGAGGAAGATGAAAACGAAAGAACAGGAAGCCATATAGATTCAGGGGTGAGCCACTCTTCTCCCAAACCACATGATTGAGTAATACCTGTATTCTTCCCAGAGCGGAaggattcatttttaatatatatccatatatatatatatcctatatattatatatattatatattacattatatatataattacatatatatatgcccCCTTTAAATTTCTGCCCTGACATTCTTTGTTTTTGAGTGACTGGTCATTGAGAAAAATTAGGAAGGGggatattaaaaggaaaaaaataaatgtcaaaataaaagtGATGGTAGCATTTGTGGTATAGTTGTGAGCATAGCTGTCTTCCAAAATAAAAGTGAGGTTTTATTAATGATACAATAGGCAAAATAAAGGAAAGACATCCTCGGCCTTTGGATTAAATGCAGATTAAACTTGCTGGGATGTGTTTCAGGGTGGTTCATACCATGTATTTTTGCATGAAATTATTGTAtacactatatttttatttttttaatgaatcaaaAAGCACGTTGAGATTTCAGAGTTTCACGTATGATCTCAGTCCTTGCACTTTTTCTCTGTAAGGTTTGATATTCTTTCCTAACTAAGTCCCCTGTTTATAAGGTGTGTGTTTGTCTCGAGGAGTGCATAGTGAGAGTCAGGAACTTAAAATCTCTCAATTTAGGGTGGAAGAATTTAACCACTTAATTATTTCAGAAGTATTACAAACCATATGACATTTAGAGTGTTCCTGTCTTCTGTATCTTTTTTCTACCTCTCTGGGTCTCTTCATATGAGCAAGTCTGAGGTTATAATAAATCACAGGCCACATTCTCATTCTAAGTATCCACAATaggcatttatttattaactgggaggtggtagtgatggtggggggtgattttttgtttattttttaaacaggagTGGTTTTTACCATGCACATTTGCTAGAACTGCAGCAGGAAACTAAGGAGAAAATTTTGAATTGAGAAGTCTCTCTCTTCAAATCACATTCAGACCCAATTCTGTTGGGATTAGCCTTGTTTTAACATCAATAATCTTATCAAAGGCCTCCCAGACAAGGACCCTATAGGCTTTGAAATGACCTTAATCAAGGATTAGCCCTATACTTCAATTAATCCCCAACTCTACAAAACATTATGTTCTTGTCTCTAGAGCTGGAGCAAGTTGAAAGGGGATTAttaaaggagggaaggaaagagtttGGAACACCAGACAGATAGATGCAGCAGGCCAGGAAGAGGGTCCAGGGGCCACCAATTATTTGTTTAGCTTTGTTTCTTGTCTCTCACACAGACTTTTGAAGAAAAAGGactcactcaataaatatttgaatcgAGGTAGGAAACGAAAAGAGGAAGAAGTTTGCACTGACGAAGTTTTAACTTGCaattatttgtctatctttttgtCTTCCCAAATATAGGACCTTTAGGGGCAGAGCTTCGTGGCCAGGCTCATACTTTGTTCAGCACAGAGAAGTTCATAAAAGTGCATCTGTTTAAATAGGAATATTAAAAGGACTGGAAGGGAAAGTCCTTTAACCTATATATTTGTACCTTCCCCGAGGAATTACTTAATTTACTGGTTACtaagtggaaataaaaagaaacgtGGAATGGGGTTCTTTGCTCAGCGTCATGCAGCTGATAGGAACACAGTACTTTAAACTTGTAGATGCGCGGGGACAGAACAATGCAAGACAAAAGAGAAACTAAGGCTTTGCAGCCCGACGAAATCTGTACCTTTCCTTCCCACCAAGAGCGAGGTTTCACTGGCCAATCAAAACATTGATATcctaatgaaacattttttttttcttgctccaCCCGCTTAGTGATCTAATTTGGACAAACTCTGCCAACACATTTTGTTTTCAGGCAGGTCCGCAAAAGAGGTATTTAAGGGACAATAATTTGTGCATTGTCATTGTTTTAGGAACCATGTCTGGTCGTGGTAAAGGCGGGAAGGGCTTAGGGAAAGGTGGTGCTAAGCGACACCGTAAGGTGCTGCGTGACAGCATCCAGGGCATCACCAAACCCGCAATCCGGCGTCTGGCCCGGCGCGGAGGTGTCAAGCGCATTTCTGGTCTCATCTGTGAGGAGACTCGGGGCGTGCTTAAGGTTTCTCTGGAGAACGTTATTAGAGACGCTGTCACCTACACAGAGCACGCTAAGCGCAAGACTGTTACGGCTATGGATGTGGTTTATGCGCTAAAACGCCAGGGGCGCACCTTTTAGGGCTTTGGAAGCTAAAAGGTAGGGTACGTCTACCTTGaaaccggaaaaaaaaaaaaaaaaaggccctttTCAGGGCCTCCCACAAAGTCAGATAAAGGGCTGAAATGCGTTGCCAGAATGTTTTAAGTCAGTGACAATCTGCATAAAACCGTTGACAGGCAGGCAtagttttgtggggttttttgtacTATAACTATGCCTATGTGATTTAGTGCcaccaaagaaattgaaattggtttttattttcagaaagaaaaggcagatcTCAAACTTCTGAAAGTGAGCGCGAACAAATGATGCCCATAAAATGGGCCCATAAAATGGCTTCATAAAGTACGCATTCGTGTTTGAGAGCCTTCCAAGAACTGTACCTTGGACTTAAGTTGGATGGTTTGAGGCATATGTTGCATAAAGGTCCTCATCGTTTGGCTCACAGTATGCAGCTACGCAGATGAAGCCTGTTTAGGGACAATCATTGGATCAGAAATAGTTTAGCATAGCGAAGGAATGGATTTTATGACCATTATTTAACTATTGGCCAAAACAAAGCGGTCTAATAGCCAACCTCCCCCCGAAACTGGAGGCAGAACTGTGGCTGGTTCTGCTTTTAACCCGACTCATGCCAGGTGCCGGAAGATGCAAGGAACAAAGGTGCACGAAGCCCTGTCTAGGTATTTCCATAGTGTTGGGTGACTGGCAAGCTGCTGGGCAAGGTCAGTAATTCATCCTCATCATCTGTGATGAGGGTTTGGAGTCCGCACACTGCTGGACACACCAGTTAGAAGGGCTCACTTTCTTGTCAAGCAAGTGAAACATACTGTTGCACCATCCTCACAACTCCAATCTCATAGAGAAGcaatggctattattaatatatcaaagcAAGGAACGTGCTGTTTTGTATTTTaggagacaattttttttaagaggactAATTATACAAATGAGTCTAGAAAGGCGAGGTCCTATTGAACCATTTGGACATGTTCATACATGAAATAATGCACTGCATAGTTTTGCAATAGGCTTTGTTCAAAGTCGCCCCAAATACCACAACCCAAAATAGATTAACATtagtataattttaatgtttatgatttttaagtaaaaatggcaTATAAGAAATTAAGGGAAAAGTGAAACTAGTTTTGTTCAAAATGTAAGAGAAAGGTACTTTAGCTCAGACCCAGATTTTCCTAATACAATTTTTATGATTTAGGAAGGTTGAATTCAGACCCTAACTGTGTAGCCTCAGACATTTCCATAAAAGTTTTGTGTTCTTAACATTTTTTCAGCCCGTGGAGCACTTTAAGAGTCAGATGAAGCCTAGactctttttgtaaataaaatacgtaaaaataatacataggattacaatagcattaaaataatcattaaatcattttaaaaacatgacagTAATATGTGGATCTTTGCTAATGTATCAAAAAACATAGTAAtggtattttagaaataatgagcATAAACACTACTTCAAGTCCGTATACACCAGAGGTTAAAAAACCTGCTATAATGACACCACAGGAAAATGCAGACTGCAATGcacttaagttttaaaaatataaaaacaagcaaatcaaGCCATGTATATTTAGGCAAATAAACTCCACTCTTTTCGTTAACAAAATTGGTATTTGCAGAATTTAGACACAAGTCCTATTCCAGAACACTAGCTTCTCCGGATTGCACATCCGGGTATTTTAGTTGCTGGACTTCTGTAGGTCTACGTTATGTGTATTAACAGATCATTTATTTTACCCCTTTCGCAGTTTAGTTTTTGTTATAAATTAGGTTAACTTTACTTCTGTAAGGTTTCAGTGTTACACCCTTTTCAAGTTACTTGGGTGGCTCTTAAAAAAGCCTTTGGGTTCTTTGGCAATCAGTTTGAGGAAGCTCTTCACTTCTTAGATGTCGCTTTTCTAGGATTGGCTTTATGCTGGGTCAATTTCGGCGTCGCCACCTTAGGCTTTCCAGACCTCGCCTTTGCTGGGCTCTTCCGCTGTTGATTGGCCTGGGCTCCTTTAGCCTTCCTTCCGCTCCTCACAGCTTTTTTAGCTGCTGCTGACTTTGGCTTCTTGGCTTTTTTATTGGTCTTGGGACTCTTCGGTGGTTTCGAGTCCCTGGGTAAAACGAACTTTTTGGTCTTGTTAGAAGTTGACCTCTTGAGCCTGCCCTTGGTGGGTTCAGGGGCAGCCTTCTTGCTGAGCTTGAAGGAGCCAGAAGCACCGGTACCCCTGGTCTGCACCAGAACCCCCTTGCTCACCAAACGTCTAAGGCCTAGCTTGATACGGTTGTTATTCTTCTCCACGTCATAGCCAACGGCCGCCAGCGCCTTCTTGAGTGCAACCAAGGACACGCTTACTCGGTCCTGTGTCACAGACAGAGCTTCAATGATCAATTTAAACACAGAAGGAGTTGCGGACTTGCGACTTGTGACCGACTTCTTCCCTCGCTTTTTAGCTGAAAACTTCTCCATAGTAGCTGGAACAGAATAGGTTGGGAATGTAGTTGCCGTTTCAGGCAACTCAACCCAGAAAAAGCAAACTATAATAATCACGGACAAGCGTAAATTACCgtatggggtggggagggggggggccCTCAGGGCTTTATATAGGGCAAGGCGCGCTGTGATTGGTGTATTGCCTAAGCACCGCCCCCAACCCTCACAGAGGGAGCATTTGTGTTTCTTCTACCCTGATAAATTGAATCCTGCAAAATTCCTCTGTACCTAATCTTCTGGGTTCTACTGCTGAATGATCCGTGGGGACTCAGATTTTAAATACCTTTTCaccttttaatgaaaaatgacCCTGCACGCCAAAACTATTCAAGAAAGCTCTCGATTTTCGGCCAAATTCAAGGCCAAGAACAAAACTTCCTCTTTTCCTTGTAAAAGCAAAAGTAAGTTTTTACAGGATACTTATCTCATTTCTTCTGAGTGGTCTTCTAAATGGGTGGCTTGCAATGGGtgggtaaaataaattattcacgCCATGatttcactgaaaataatttatatatgtgaGGGAAGTAACACAGATCTCTTGGTTGTCTCACTGCGGAGTTATATGTATAGAATTGTCTAAAAACTGCAGATGACCTTATTTAGGTCAGTGCAACCTAATAAACCAGACTTTACAAGGCACAGGGTTGTCTGTAATTAAAGCCACTTCCCTGTCTCTGTAGCTTTATAGAAGACTCAAGGATGGTATCTGCTTGGCCAAAATCAGGCTACCCTGAGGTCTGGTGTCCTCAACTGAGTTTTGCTTCTGGTTTCATTGATTCAACACCCCTCCATTCTCCTTTTCCCTCAGATAAACAGACACAGTCCCTCCCCTCAATGAACTATAAAACCTGAGGCAGGAACCCTTGCCTGAAGAATCCAGGGGAAACCACAGAACCTGATATCTAAGACTGGGCCAGCAAGCATGGCTGCAGAGCTGTAGAAAAAGGGTTGTTGGGAAAATGTCCAATATGCTCCCCTGAGCTTCGACTGGCCTTTATGAGAAGTCTGGAGTTAAGAGTTTGCTCATGAAGGCCAAGGCCTTTCTGGAGGATGCTGAGGGAGCAGCATAGGGGGACCAGAGCCTTAGGGTTTCAGCAATGGGAAACCCTTTATAAGGGCCATTTTGTGAAGATCACCAAATACTCGTGTGAGAAATTTGGTAATTCTTCTGTGAGCCAGGAAGCCATTGGAGATTTTTAATTGGagagtttgttttgttattgttgtagtTGTCTTGGATTTAGATTTATTGCATAAATCATTAGTGAGAAAGCCCAGCTTGGGAGTCTGTTGCAGTAGTCTCATATTACCAGAGGATTTGCCTAAGGAAcagtgtgggagaggggagagtctacatttgaaatatttctgaagCAAAAGCCAAAGGATGAGACTTCTAACTTCTGATTGTTAAGTGAGGTAGAaaagtctctttctctctatctcaaacacaaacacactcacacacacacatgtacaaacaCCTCaaacaaaaattcagaaaacaatacTACCTTAAGCACAAAAATTTATGTACAAAGATGCATGATCTTTGTATGACCTATAATGCATAAAAATGAGATTCAATTGAAATAGCCAATAACAGAGAATTATATAAGTATTGAcacattcataaataaaatattacaaatccATAACAATTATTTGTCAGAATATTTAGttacctaaaaatatatagagccTTACATCTAAATTTGCTTTATATACgacatatatttattgtatgtaCATCATATGTATTCATattcatgtatacatatatctcacaagcatataaaaagaatAGGAGATACTAGGagttaactttaattttttttcatatgtttctctTTTCACAAATTTCTATgatgaacatttaatatttttatacttgggggaaaaaaagctaatGTTTTAGTCAGGTGTTTATTAATCCTTCCTTGAGTGTTCAAAAAAATGCCTTTGTTTATCCTCTTCTAGTATCACTCACGTTCATTGGTTTATTTGTCAGATAAAACAGTGTCTAGCAGTGACATGTAGTCAAAACGACATGTCTAAAGTCTGTTGCCTCCTCttgtaaaaagagagagattgattgaTTCACTTCTGTAATTCATTAGATACCTGATATTGTACTCGACTCtgacaataacaataataatgatggtgGCTAATGTTCACTGGGTGTTTCCTCCATGCCAGGCAGTATTCTAAGCACTTCATAGATATCAAATGCATTTAGTCACTGCAACGACTTATGAAGTAGCTGCTGTCATTCTGCCTGCTTTCtgtatgaggaaactaaggcattgAGTTTCCCAGGTAGTACAGCCTCTGAAGTAAACCCACATCCTCTAGCACTTAAGTCTGTGTATGCTCTTAAATACATGTCACATTCATTATGACCTAGTCAGTGTCTTGGAAGTTCTATTTGATCTAAGTCTTGAAGGGTAGAAATTGTCAGGTGAGAAAAAGAATTAGGGCTTTCACAAAGGAGACATAGCGACAAAGGCCAGCTGGTAAGGATTGTCCAAGATGGGAACATCTGTTTGGTGGTGAGCCCTGGGGAGCTGCCTGTGAGGGATACAGAAGGTCCCTACATGACAACAGGTTGAAGAGTTCATGCTTCTTATTCCCACATGGGCAGTTGTAACAGTTTCCAGAAACTTCCCTTCCCATCAGCTCATCCCTCTGCGCTGCTGGCAGAGAAAGTCACCCCCACGTTCTTCACCTCCACCTTCCTTTAAAATAAGTGAAGCCAAATGAAATATACCTAGTGGAAAAGCACCCAAATAAACATTTAGTCTGTTTCTTGGAGtgttacaaaatacattttcctcCTCGTCTTGACAAGTTAATAAAGGTAAAACTTTATGTTCTCCATGTGTCCAAATCCAACGCAGGGAAATGAATGAAGGGTCTGCTTAACAGGGAATCCTCTTTAATACCTGTGGGCTGACACATTAGTCTGGCCGGGAGATACAGGTTTCTGTGACAAGTGTTCACACATTCGCCTAATCTGATGAGGGCTTATAATTGCGATTCAAGCTTGACGGAGCTAACACCCAGACATCACTTCACTTTATAAAGACAGAAGTTTTTGCTATATCTTTTGCATGTACTTGAAAAACAATAGTCGAAGTCACATTTAGGTAGGTTTTAAAAAAGATCTCCCTGGAAACAAAGCCCGATGGTAGTGGGGGAGGGCATGGGGGAGGCAGTCCTCTCTGTTTAGTTGACGAGGGGCATGGTGTCTCCGACAAACCTTTGACCACCTCTGCTGACTCAAGGTGTGATGTTCCAAAGGTATCTATAATAGACTCACGGTTGGTTCAAATATAATAGTCTTAACAATTTCAAGTGTCACGTGTTCTCTTAAACGCTGTTGAAAAGGCACCAAATTTAAGGACTGTGCTGGAGGGAACTACAGCGCTCCCTCCATGTGCTCACACTCACTTTACACCTACTGGTACAAGCTCACACCCCTAATGAGGGCATTGACAATGGTActagagaaggagagaaaggtaCTCAAAATAGCTCAAAGGTAGAATCAATGGGGCTTTGATTTCTCTTCTTTACGACTGGTTCATCCCTGCAGGGATTCTTATGCACTTTCTTGAGTTAATATAGTAAactgcttagaatagtgcctggcacatacaaaGGGCCAGCTACTATTGTTATATTAAGCATTTACATTAATGTTAATATGAATATTACCCTGTCTACCACTATGCCTAATCCCCCTTTCCTGCTTTCCCTTTCCCCTTATCCTAGCACTTatcctttttcacattttatataattactCATAATAACTATTGTTTGCTGTCTGTCTTCCCCAGATGAGATGTAAGCTCCGTGAGGGTAGGGACTTTGTCCTTTTCCAAGGAGCCAGGCACTGAAGATGGCTCCTGAGCAGCTGAAGGTGTAAGAGCCAGATGATGGTACTTCACAGTGAGAGGGAAGAAACCCCTCCTTAGATCATCCCAAGACTCTATCTACGTTCTCTCTGTGCTAGATATTGTAACTGGCCGATGAGAAGTCATTGTGAGACCTTTTAAAAGGTACAGAGGGttagaggaagagggaaaaggaaaagcataaGAGGTGAAGTACGAAGAACTGGGCAGGATGACACAGAATTTGCAGCCAGAAAATTCATCCATCAAAACGTGTCTGTTTTTTGGCCTGGGCACACAGCCAGTCTGCATTCCCTGCTGCCCTGGTGGGTAAGTGGGGCTGTGACTTAGTTCTGGCCCAAAGGTGGGCAGAAATGATATGTGCCACTTCCAGGCCTGACTTATGAAACTCTCTTTCATAAgtttcataaatttttctttcttcctcagtcTGTGGTCCTGATGTTGAGGCTCCAGCAGAGATATTTGAGACCCCAAGATGCTGAAGGCACAAGATGGAAGGAGACCTTGTCCCTGAAAGACCATGGAAGTGAGCATTGTACAATATAATGGAGTAATAAACTTTTATTCTGTTTAGACTTAAGTTTGGGGGCTTGTTTAATACAACAGCAAG encodes the following:
- the LOC123638411 gene encoding histone H4-like, which codes for MSGRGKGGKGLGKGGAKRHRKVLRDSIQGITKPAIRRLARRGGVKRISGLICEETRGVLKVSLENVIRDAVTYTEHAKRKTVTAMDVVYALKRQGRTF
- the H1-6 gene encoding histone H1t encodes the protein MPSRQQGNTPITARLALYKALRAPPLPTPYGNLRLSVIIIVCFFWVELPETATTFPTYSVPATMEKFSAKKRGKKSVTSRKSATPSVFKLIIEALSVTQDRVSVSLVALKKALAAVGYDVEKNNNRIKLGLRRLVSKGVLVQTRGTGASGSFKLSKKAAPEPTKGRLKRSTSNKTKKFVLPRDSKPPKSPKTNKKAKKPKSAAAKKAVRSGRKAKGAQANQQRKSPAKARSGKPKVATPKLTQHKANPRKATSKK